Below is a window of Drosophila nasuta strain 15112-1781.00 chromosome X, ASM2355853v1, whole genome shotgun sequence DNA.
GGTGCTGCCACCAAGTCCAGAGCCGGAACCGGATCCCGAACCAGAGCTCAGCAGCGAGCCAACGCTGGCACCTTGGAAGGCTCCGAGTGGGCCATAGGTGGCCACACCCTGGGTGTTGCTTGGCGCAGCAATGAAGGAggagctgctgccgccgccgccagtCAAGGTGCCCGAGACACCGCTGCCGTAGTTGTAGCCCTGTGGCTTGGCTTGGGCCAAGACCAGAAGTGAGCACAGAGTCTGTGTGAGAGAATTGCAATTGAGAGTTGAAGCTGTACTCGTATAATCCTTGTTGTTAATCCTTTGGATCCATTGATTCTTACCACAAAGAGACGCATGTTTGATAGGATTTAGGGAAGTGGAGTTGATTTCAGTTGCCGTTgaactgttgctgctcctcgATTGGGTTTGGGCTTTTATAGTCGGATATTTAGGCCCCAGAGCGATCCGGCGATCCATCCTCACAAAAATATTCACtcaatattcatatttgttttttctcttctaTAATGTcgtgtttaattaattgctcAATTATTTGGCTACGCGAAACCTCTGACATTTGACTTGATcgtcatctctctctctccctctcactcgcactcgcagTCTCGCCCTCTCTTGATCACTTTCGATCTCTGTCTGTCGCTCGTGTCGAACTCGTAATTCGTATGTTTGGATTTCCTTTTAATGTGACCTGTTGTTTGATTGCTGTTGGCCATAAATCATGCCTTCAAGTGATCACTTTGCAAGTCTTCACCGCTCAGCGATCAACGGTCAAGCGATCAACAGTCAGCGATCAGCATTGACAACGCATGCCGGCAAAtcaacagcggcagcggcattCATTCAATATCAATAACTATTCGATTAGTTTCCGTTGCAACTTCTGAGTTCATTATTCGGTGTTggctaatttgcattttttgcagTTAAATGCAGATACCTTGAGACCGCCAAAAGTGATCGATTgatcaattaatttatctaCAAATCGCCGCACTCCAAAGCTGCTGTCGATTCTCGCACAAAAGCGGTGACAATGCTATTAAGGAATGCCACAAAAGAATCGCATTTTTCACACCATTCTGTCAGCTGTCGCGAAGTATCTGCATTTTAAGACTTCGCTATTAAGTGTAACTGTTATTGTCatggaataaaaaaaaaatataaattgaaatttaccTTTTAATGTTTTTGGTCCTGAAAatgttgcgatcagataaaaattgtagaaggtTTTTGAGTAATAATTCACAGAGGGTTCCTAATTGCtatttttctggtatattttgcgttCTGCAGTGGTATATTGCTATACCAAAAATtgccttcagtatattttagaattttttagGCATATTAATTGAGcacatttttagaatattaaaacactattttgcatttattgaaaGTGGGCAGCGGGTATcgcacagtcgagcacactccacAAGTAGCTTTCTCGCTTgttttctggtatattttaaacattttacattacattttgtactctacagtatattttgaatataatagtatatcaatataccaaattggcTGAACcttaaattttaagttttctaAATTTGAACTTCTGATTGATTTTTttcagaaataataattatttatatttagaatcAAGTTCTTTCTTAAGAGAACTGTTAGTTAAGTATAGTATACGATCGAGtcttgtgttttattttacatcATTGTAAgattaataatcaaaaattcggctttcttttttattaacatCATTACAAGATTAAGCATCAAAAAATTCGGCTCTCTTGATTTTTTCTTAGTTCCATTTTTTCACACTCTTTACGAAATATTGCTGCTCTTGATCGTTCCCAACTCTCTTTGGagattattttcttaaaatattcatttgttgAATTCTTGTTTTCTAATGGATTTTTATTAATGTACACAATTTGTCTGCTGTCTGGCTGCGCTATCAACTTTATCTTTGGATCGTCTCCTCCTGAAAACGTTTCTTGATACTTCCGCAATGGGATTTTTGTTTGACGTATTCTATTGCCATTATTgaattatgtgtgtgtaaaccAACGAACGAGAGTTTAACTAATTCTTTTTTGGGATTGCTTTTAGCTTGTTTCTTGCCTGTTGGcgccaaaaatacaattttaatgacAATGCCAAGCTCTGATGTAGATAAAGTTGAAATGACTTGACTGGTAGTTAGAAGCATGCGATTTGTTGGTTAACTAGCagagaatttatttattagaaattAAGGTTCTAAATTGGGAAGACTGCTGAAAAAGTTGAGAAATAATGTTATATGACAAAACCAAATGCtgctacatatatatttatattttttgtagtatttgttcggtataaaaatatacacacatgtttaatgtttaataaattaagcaattttagtattttttcggtatataaatttgacaTTATtagttgtatattttatatttatgaaattcatcatttttttttagtattttttcggtatacaaattaagtatattttaacaataatgttgtattatttggtatattttaagaggAGAGCGGTATTACTtataaagtataccaaatgataCCACACTATTCATAAAGTATACCAGTTTGGTATACCGGTAGTGcgatattatttggtatattttaagaagaGTGCGGTACTATTTTTAGACTAtactgaaataaaatattaatactactattacaatatatcaaattaatataccgaaaattgtaaaaagcTGCATTTATTAAGCATGTGtgtaaattgatataccaaaaatgattGACCTATTAAACGTGGATTGTGGTTAGCCCACTTTCATTGGCTAAAAAAAATGCTTGGCAAAGCCTAAATTGCTCTTGTAATAaatgacaaaataattaacaaaataaaataaataatatgcagAGGAAATTTGAATCTTGTCAAAGAATCAGTTCACCTTACTTCTTCCAAATTTATAGTAAAAGATAACTCTTAAGAGAATTCTGTGCACTACAAACATGTATTCCAATTGTGTCTAGTCCACAGATTAAGTGTCAACTTGTGAGTTACCTCACTGCAAACACTTGTCGCCGGACTTAAGTCGGATATTTCCAAATTCCGCAGGTGGCAACAATTCATAGGCTCTTCTCTCTGATTGTCTTGTCTGTCTATAAATTAAAGCATTTCCATTTGATAAGCGAGATGGTCTGAGTTAAAGTCTGAGTCTCAGACCTAGACTCAGTCTCAGTCGGCATCTAAACAAAAAGATGACTCGATTATGTTGTgtcatttgtatttttggatAGCggctaaaagcaaaaattccaCACCGTGTtgttttcttaatatttattttgtatttatttatttgatattgtgtgtatttgaaaaatttcattataattgaCATAATTTGAATGCGCTTTGGGGCGAGCTTTGTCGGTGGTTCAATTTGTGTGTGGTGTAGGCAGCAGCCGCAGTTAGGTTAAGGTTCAGCCTCCGTTTcgatttcagtttcagttttagttttagtttcagtttcggGCCTCTCTTAAGACCACATTTTATTTGGCCGAAAATGTTATGATTTATGCGCACCTTGAAATAAGCCGATTGTAGATtgaaaaccaaaccaaaaaatacaaaaaaatatacaaaaaatgtatgtatataaaataaatactttggGAAGTCAGTTCgtaatttaaatacttgcTCGAATCGTATCAATCGAATATCGTTGTGGGTCAAGTGCAGGTGCGAACGAATGACTTAGAACACAAACTTGATTGCATCTTTTTGCTAGCCTTGTATTTAGTATCGCGCTTGCATAACTTCTTTTCctcttttgtgttttgcgtttttttcgttttattcgATTTGGTTTTTGCTTATTGCGAAGATTAATAGCTGCCAAATTGTGTGGTTTGGCTGCCAATCACAAAAAGGTCGCCCAGTTGATATGTCCAGatatggctgctgctgcttccaaATCccattaattaaatgcaaatgcaaataaatctACACGAGCTCAAGccaacaatatatataaatatatatatatatatatatactataacacTAACAAACATTGGCAAAACAAGATGCATTGCCGTCGcgttttggttttcttttagttgttttattttttgtttttgtcaatCTTCATCTTTCTGTGTTTTAactatttgcaaaatttatgtaaattaaactaaaatcgTTTTCGCACAAATCATAGACGAATTGCAAAGCCTCTGAAAATTCAGCTTGtcaaaatttgttgaatattttttttactttcggctgattttaagaatacaaatttttaaattttgaaaatgaaaaatttagaaatttgctctcaattttcaaaataaatttgtaaaatcgatttaaaacaaaataaaatttttcatcataaaacttaaaaatactatttactTTGTAGCATAGTATTTAAAAGTGtaaattttgcttaatttttacTGTCCAAAGTTTGCATTCATATTGTAAAAGTTGTagaacttttgtttttaatttgatattattactgaaagcattttcaaatttcattttataacaaaaatgGGAATTTATTAAGTAAAACAATGCCTGACAAAATTTAACACTTAATTGATGAAGGAATAGTTCTTGATAATTTCTTGAAGCTTTACAAATGTTCAagacaaaatatttatgttttattcaGTTGTAAGaataatagaaatttatttaataaaaaaacaaaaatcatacTTAATACTTAAATGATGATAAAATAATGAAGCAATAGTTTGCGAAGTTTTctttaaatgttttgtatactttttctatgctaaattataaaattttcattCAGCTAATGTTGCAGTTACTTGCTAATCTAGTGCAAAGCTTACTTCTTATCCTTTGCTCTCTTGATTGCGAATATGCTCGCCGTGTTTAGTTGTGTCGTAGTTAATCCGCCTCTCGTTTGGCACAGGGTCAAAGCACTTTGCaaaaaaaggcagcaacaacattttgttaaataataaaaattgaaataaaatacataaaacacaaaactttgcaacaagaaaaaaaaaatacaaaaaaataatgatgaggagaaaaaaaaacactgcgCGACgaacttttttatttacgcGTTCGCTATCTTTTATGACGACGACGATATTGTTGTTACTCTGCTTGCTGTGGATGATGATCATGTTGATGATGATCGTTGGgggtttttattttctacttttttttttgtttatctacTTGCGTTATCTATATTGTATTCTTCTTGAACGCTTATCAGTTTGTATGCAAATACAGCTACCCGGCAATATTAATTAGCTGAATGCGCGTGGGTCGAAGATCGTCGATCGTCGATCGTCAATCGTTAAATTGACACACCATTAAAAAGGGCGTGCCAACGGTCGTTGATAATCGTAACCCTCATTCGCTGGCaacggaggcggaggcggcaTCAATGGCTGCCCCGATGGTGTTGCATCGAGGGCGCCCACCACCGATTGCACGGGTGCCACAAAGGGTGCCGCATGCTCGGTGTTGCCACCAAGCTCGTCGTATTGCGTCTGAATCTCACGCTGTGCAGCCGCCGCCTCTTCGTTCGTTTTGTAGCGTATGAAGAAGATCTCAGGCTTTGCCGATTGCTGTGATTGCTGCTTCGCTGGCTGTATGTCCTCTGCCTGCAACTCCTGCGGCTTGCGACTCAGCACATAGATAACGGTGCGTTCCTCCTGTGGCGCCAATTCGGCGGTGTATTTGATCGCATCGCTTTGGGCACTCGGTGCACGAATGAAGATCACTCGATAGTTTCGCGTGGCGCGGCCAATCAGCAAATGTTTGCTGCGCGGCTGTGCGTCCTGTGCATCCTCCGCTGCTGACACGCTGAAGAATTGCTTGGTGATAAGTGGAGGAGGTGGCGCGATGCTTTCTTCGCTTGCCACCGGTGGCAAATAGTAACGCGACGGCGACGAGGCAAACTGAGCCTCAACTGAACCAAGGAGAGCGAAAAGTGCGACAGCGACTAAGTTCAACATGTTGTGGATGCCACCGATTGAGTGATGCAgctacaaatttgttttcccttttttatATCAACTTTCGAGTGAGAACAGCTCTCTTTTGCACACCCAATTAgtgtgcaaaaacaaaagacttaggcaacgaacttgccaCAAATTAATTGGGCGTTTAAACGGAAACGCAAAACACAACGCAACTTAGTTACAACATCGCCTTATCACATCGCAGATCTTAAagattaaacatttttgtgtcATCGGCGAAATTAGCGATAAAGcactttaattattgtttgttataCTCGCTAGCAGAAGGAAATTAGTAGAATTTCGACAGAAGGAATTTAGAATTTCGATATACCGTAGTAggctatggtatattatttcagtagtatattataagtatatttttagtattcagTTTTATTGCAAATGGGTCTGTACTCTATAGTAAATTTtgtacaatatcaatataccaaatataagctttagtaaatttttggtatgttattagaatatatttagtttatactctatatggtatatttggaatttagtacaatatcgatatatcaagtgtatactttggtatattttagtatttttacagtatattttgggtatgttattaaaatatatttagtttgtactctatatggtatattttgaatttagtacaATATAGATATATCAAGTGtttgctttggtatattttagtatttttacagtatatttttggtatgttaTTAGAATATATACAGTTTGTActctatatggtatattttgaatttagtacaatatcgatatatcaagtgtatactttggtatattttagtatttttacagtatatttttggtatgttgCTAGAATACGGTTAGGTAGCTCACAGTCGAATGTTCTCGTCTTGTTTTTGATATGAGCCATGTCGAAGAAACACATTCTTCTTCTCATATTTTGATAGATTTGTTGCTTCATTAATTACGCATTActtatgcaacatttttctatatttgctGTAATTTTATAGCTGCATTTTATTATGCATCAAATCTCATTAGCTGCGCCACAGAACGAACACCATTATTCGCATTCGTTAATTAGATCTCGTTATGGGCTGAGGCTCATTTTAGTAGGctcatttatcatttatcgCCGTCGTCCACATCTTTTGTCTACATCATTCAACGCCCGCGCTtggtttttagtatatttgtttcttattgtttgcttctctgctcttttttttcctcttttttttgaCTAATGAGTTGCGCTTAACTCTGATCTAATCTGCGCCTTTTGCATtgaataatgttttttttggctCTTCAACTTCCATTGTGGCTGGGAGTTGCGTTGCGCAGCCTCGTGGCTGATTAGTAGATTAATTcgtttggcttggcttggctgcTGCGATGTTGTCAACAAGTCGGCAgacaattaaaatatcaagCTCAAGCCAACCgataactattttttttttctgcgtttttttgttgagaattcaacagcatcaacatcagcttgacatcaattttgatttggatttagatttggatttggatttcaGGTCGATTCAGGTCTCGCATGCGCGCATCGATTAGCATAAATTGACGCGTAATTCCCACACTTTCATGTCGCATTTGCACAAAATGGTGCAgctaatttgatttatgttcacttttattaagaaaaattGCTTCCATCGATTGTGCCCTATGAAGATGTTCGCTCGCTCACAGCGATCGCTCTGCGAAGGTTGCTCGACAGCCGATTTCAGTTGCAGagttcactttttttttttgtatattttgctctacataactttttttatttttattatgtaatTTACTCTTCGGCtgcatttttagttttattattttggtattaatttcaattctttccttttgcaaataatttatattttactcctatattataattttatttttctttattcttcattttttgttaatttaaattcgagctatttcgtttttattattatttcttttttcgtattttatttttaatattattttcaattaattatttaaaaatttaaatttaaaatcaattattaaaaatttctaaattttatttattctttttaaaattaactttgcTTCTCAAATAATTCGAATtcatcaaataattaaaatttttcgttcttattactattttttttttaatttgtatattattttaaattatttttattcttttcaattcgctgttttatattattatttaaaatttgcgtattctttttagtattttttaaattttaatttgttccccaaatttttttaataatttatgttaattatttgtattgtataaaattattgtttattttctttagatgttttattcatttattttttttttaatttaaattttgctctttaaataattgatattttaccgtttgctattattattttgttgtgtacttttaattttttaatattataaatttttactcaacattttattttcatcttttAGTTCCTTAAAAACACCCTCCTCAGATTTTTctcttcaaattaattttgtattgaaaCCTTaaattttgtagtatttttagtaaagTCTTAAATCTTGTATTTGAATTCATTATTTATCAACGCTAATGAATTTCCCAAATCATctcaataaatacataattatgtATCTcttctctctatgtgtgtgtgttttttatggTTCCTCCTTTTTGGCTCTTGGTTTTTtggcatctctctctctctctcgctctctcgcacTTTGGTTCATATTTTGTCATGCAGCGTCAGTTTAACGATCGGCCGAAGAAAAGATGCGCTGTTTgattcaattataattaaatttgatgagCTTATTTTGATTTCTCACTTCATTTAAGCTAATTTTGAGCTATTTCAGGCGCCGGACGCTTTGTTGAGTGTCGAATTTTTGGACACATTtgaattgatttgaatttcgGTATAAGGTTTCTTCTTCGTATGTGTGTAGaccttttttttagtttgagTAGTTTGAGTTTTGCTCGCTCTTCTTTATTGGGTTTTCGCTTGATTTGagcaacatttcaatttatttatggcatttttattaattttttaaatggcaTTTTATGGCGCGGAAACTACGCGACCTTatagccagagccagagccagagccccCCAAAAAAGACGTTGcgtactttttaaatatacaatttatttattaacacaaacaaaaaaaaaaattccaaaaaatatatacttaaaactaaacaacacaacaaagtGGGGGGGGAGAGGAAGGGAATGGATTGGTATGGACTGGTATGCAGGAGTTGAAGAGGGAGACTTGGAAGGATTTCTAATGCTTGAGTCCACTGGGCAGATACTGAGCACTGGGATGTCCGTTATTGCCAGGACGATTGATCTGACGATAGTTGTAACTGCCATCGGGATTGAGGCCATCGAGACTGCCAATGACCGAAGTGATGGGCGCATTGTTATCCTCCTGATACTCATTTGTGCCACCGAGCTTATCGTATTGTCCCTGGATCTCCTTCTGTGCCTGATTCGCCTCATCGTCGGTCTTATACTTGATGAAGAAGACCTCCGGCTTGCTGGGCTGTGTGGGCGCTGGCGTCGCAATATCACCGGCATCGAGATCGTTATCCTTCTTGCTCAGCACATAGATCACGGTCTTCTCCTCTTGCGGGGCAAATTCAGCCGAATACTTCACATTGGCATTATCGCCAGCTGGGGCCTTGATGAAGACGACACGATAGTTCTTCTGCGGTCTGCCCAACACCAGATGCTTCACTTTGCCATCGTTGCTGTGATCCTCGGGTGCAGAGACCAAATAGAATTTCTTATTGATGATCGGTGCCTGGGTGGTGCTTGCTGGGGGCAGATATTTATCGCCACCGCGATgtgacgacgacaacgatgacgagGGCAAAAACTGTAGACCACCGGgattgccgccgccgccgccgccgagTCCAACGCCTCCGAGCAGCAAATCGCTGGCCTGAGGCTGCTCGTAGCCGTATTGAGGACGTGCCTGGATCATCGTAACCAGCAGCACAGAAGCCATGACGACGGCGAGCAAAAACTGTTGACACTTCATCACGATGTTTATGTTGtactatatttttgtgttatccTGAATGCCGATACGAATGTTGCTGCGTCGCGTTTGTCGTTTGTCGTTTGTCGAGTGAAGTTGGATTGAATCGCTTTGGGGTAATGGTTGCATTTCTTGTCGCTCCACTTGACTTATATGCGAGATGTTTCCCTCGCGGggcgcagtcgacgtcgcagttGCCActcgatttgttgttgtaacttTATGTAAATCGCATCTGCGAACTCTCAGCTATATCTAAAGCTCTTCTcttcgcgtcgcgtcgcgctCTTCTTCAGCTTTGgaccaacaaaacaaaatcaaaccaaaccaaaaaagcaTTCAACTTTCAAAGATTCAAGATGTTTGAACATTCATGAATCAACACATTCGAGACACAAAGATTCATAGGCGCGCGAGTTCGTCGCGGAGCGCTCAATGTGACctaaaatttattcaaatctTCGAATGCACAAATGTATCTCGATGCTGCGATGCGTCAACTGATGGGCACTGGACTGCTTTGCATACCCTATAACAAAATTGGGTGAAAGGGTATAATGAGCTGGTGAGAATTGAGAACAAGTAGGAAAGccatattttcaataaaggcACAAAAGTgctgtatttttattaaaatgtaccaaattaatataacaaaaatactaaaaatataccgacgactatatttgttgtattgatataccactacactcgaaatataccatatattaaAAAGCATAGAGTGCACCAAagtgatataccaaaaaatactaaatatactaatgcattgaaaatataccatagtgtacaaaatataccaaacaaaccGTTCTTTCTCATATAAAATCAATATCTGCTGATGTAGTCGTGACGCTTTGGTtggtttggtatattttcataccATAGTGTagaatgtaatactatatcgatataccaaatatggacatattttagaatttttcaGCCGAGTcctagttgctttggttgatctggtatattttgtacactatgttgtatttttagtatatcgatataccaaatatagcctttagCATGTGTATTTGTTGGAAAATTAATTCGTTGCACTGTTTTATTATTGACAATGTGGAGCGGATATCACCTCTCTACTGGAGTAGAAAAGTAAGAGTTaaagataaacaaatatattttttggctgCACTTCCATCCCAATTGAAcaggtatctcaaagtcgagcagaTTCAACTGCAGTTAATGTGCTTGTTGCTTTTTCACTTTAGCTTTAGAGTCGGGGCGTGGTTTAGTTCTTGAGTGTTGTGTAGCCATGGTTTACATTTCAACAAAAGCCGCTTATCTCTTTTGCCCTCCTGCCTCTTCTCCCTCCCCCTGGCACCTTACCTCTCTGCTTGATGTCATGTATCTCACAATC
It encodes the following:
- the LOC132795343 gene encoding uncharacterized protein LOC132795343, with translation MLNLVAVALFALLGSVEAQFASSPSRYYLPPVASEESIAPPPPLITKQFFSVSAAEDAQDAQPRSKHLLIGRATRNYRVIFIRAPSAQSDAIKYTAELAPQEERTVIYVLSRKPQELQAEDIQPAKQQSQQSAKPEIFFIRYKTNEEAAAAQREIQTQYDELGGNTEHAAPFVAPVQSVVGALDATPSGQPLMPPPPPLPANEGYDYQRPLARPF
- the LOC132795344 gene encoding uncharacterized protein LOC132795344 translates to MKCQQFLLAVVMASVLLVTMIQARPQYGYEQPQASDLLLGGVGLGGGGGGNPGGLQFLPSSSLSSSHRGGDKYLPPASTTQAPIINKKFYLVSAPEDHSNDGKVKHLVLGRPQKNYRVVFIKAPAGDNANVKYSAEFAPQEEKTVIYVLSKKDNDLDAGDIATPAPTQPSKPEVFFIKYKTDDEANQAQKEIQGQYDKLGGTNEYQEDNNAPITSVIGSLDGLNPDGSYNYRQINRPGNNGHPSAQYLPSGLKH